Proteins from one Sulfurovum sp. TSL1 genomic window:
- a CDS encoding thiamine-phosphate pyrophosphorylase, translating into MTREETSEKIARLIDANLNRLKEGIRVIEDINRYIYDDQSLTSSLKQLRHKLQPAYDQNRLQYRDIENDVQKESITSELSRSSINDLIIANFSRAQESARVLEESFKLVDHTLSELFKEVRYGLYAVEKSFFMQKNVIEK; encoded by the coding sequence ATGACTAGAGAAGAGACTTCGGAAAAGATTGCGCGTCTTATCGATGCCAATCTTAACCGACTGAAAGAGGGTATACGGGTGATAGAAGATATCAACCGTTATATCTATGATGATCAATCTTTAACTTCTTCCCTGAAACAACTGCGACATAAACTCCAGCCTGCCTATGACCAAAATCGTCTACAATACAGAGATATAGAGAACGATGTACAAAAAGAAAGTATCACTTCTGAATTGTCCCGTAGCAGTATCAATGACTTGATCATAGCAAACTTTTCAAGAGCACAGGAGTCTGCACGTGTCCTTGAAGAGAGCTTTAAACTGGTAGACCATACATTATCGGAACTCTTCAAAGAGGTTCGTTATGGCCTGTATGCGGTAGAAAAATCATTTTTTATGCAGAAGAATGTGATAGAGAAGTAG
- a CDS encoding methyltransferase domain-containing protein: MSTVIQEFSRFAHEYDTYNVIQAEVAKALVEQLPPSHYTTIIDIGCGSGEVYKNLLNHDLSFDQLLALDSSPEMLKIHPSSEKVKKICADFNKPGTFENLSCSPGNLLLSSSALQWSKDLDFTLSEISKKASHAYFAIFTSHTFKTLHETAQITSPIYPESVLRETIEKYYDAAFEVKKYKLHFESVREMFSYIKKSGVSGGEKQLTYKQTKELMKHYPLDYLEFEVLFVKATSLSHSSA, from the coding sequence AATGTCATCCAGGCAGAGGTTGCCAAAGCATTGGTAGAACAACTTCCCCCCTCTCATTATACGACGATCATAGATATCGGCTGTGGTAGTGGAGAGGTCTATAAGAACCTGTTGAACCATGATCTTTCCTTTGATCAGCTTCTCGCGCTGGACTCTTCGCCAGAGATGCTGAAGATACACCCCTCATCAGAGAAGGTCAAGAAAATTTGTGCGGACTTCAACAAGCCTGGAACTTTTGAGAACCTTTCATGTTCACCAGGGAATCTTCTTCTCTCCTCTTCAGCTTTGCAATGGAGTAAAGATCTGGATTTCACGCTTTCTGAGATCTCAAAAAAGGCATCCCATGCCTATTTTGCCATTTTTACCTCCCATACGTTTAAAACGTTGCATGAAACAGCCCAGATCACTTCACCTATTTACCCTGAATCTGTGCTGAGAGAGACGATAGAGAAATACTATGACGCTGCATTTGAAGTAAAGAAGTATAAATTGCACTTTGAGAGTGTACGCGAAATGTTCAGTTATATTAAAAAAAGTGGTGTCAGCGGAGGAGAAAAGCAACTGACATACAAACAGACCAAAGAACTTATGAAACATTACCCTTTGGATTATCTGGAGTTTGAAGTTCTATTCGTGAAAGCTACTTCTCTATCACATTCTTCTGCATAA